The Haloplanus salinarum genome includes a region encoding these proteins:
- the dcd gene encoding dCTP deaminase, which yields MILSDTDILARLREGDLVIDPLDDVDQQVQPASVDLRLGSEFLEFQRTNIPCIHPTHEGEVSDYIAETVVPDGEEFILHPGDFVLGTTRERIEMPSDLVANVEGRSSLGRLAVVVHATAGFVDPGYRGQVTLELSNLGTAPVALTPGMRVSQLVFTELSSPADRPYGSDRGSKYQDQRGPQASRIGDDPEFES from the coding sequence ATGATCCTCTCGGACACCGACATCCTCGCTCGACTCCGCGAGGGTGACCTCGTGATCGACCCGCTGGACGACGTCGACCAGCAGGTCCAACCCGCCAGCGTCGACCTCCGACTGGGCTCGGAGTTCCTCGAGTTCCAGCGGACGAACATCCCCTGTATCCACCCCACTCACGAGGGGGAAGTCAGCGACTACATCGCCGAGACGGTCGTCCCGGACGGCGAGGAGTTCATCCTCCACCCCGGCGACTTCGTCCTCGGGACGACCCGGGAGCGCATCGAGATGCCTTCCGACCTCGTCGCCAACGTCGAGGGGCGCTCCTCGCTCGGCCGCCTCGCTGTCGTCGTCCACGCCACCGCGGGCTTCGTCGACCCCGGCTACCGCGGCCAGGTGACCCTCGAACTGTCGAACCTCGGGACCGCACCCGTCGCGCTCACGCCCGGCATGCGCGTCTCCCAACTCGTCTTCACCGAACTCTCCTCGCCGGCCGACCGGCCCTACGGCAGCGACCGCGGCTCGAAGTACCAGGACCAGCGTGGCCCCCAGGCCTCTCGCATCGGGGACGACCCCGAGTTCGAGTCATGA
- the citZ gene encoding citrate synthase, whose translation MSDEVKRGLEGVVVSESRLSYIDGDAGELGYRGYAIEDFARRASYEEVLSLLWNGEWPTRSERDAFAARLADQRNLDPDVYDLIANLAEREVDPMAMLRTVLSALSAYDEDADAAPDDREANMAKGCRITAKLPTVLAAFARLRDGDDPVDPRSDLDHAANFLYMLNDEEPDEVAIETFDTALVLHADHGLNASTFSALVTTSTMSDLHSGVTSAVGTLAGPLHGGANQNVMRMLQEIDDSGKGPREWIEDAVDGGERIPGFGHRVYNVRDPRAAILETYSERLGETVGDPRWYEYSVAIEEYMAEEKGLAPNVDFYSASMYYQMGIPVDLYTPIFALSRVGGWIAHMLEQYEDSRLIRPRAHYVGDRNREFVPIEER comes from the coding sequence ATGTCTGATGAGGTCAAACGGGGACTGGAGGGCGTCGTAGTCTCCGAGTCCCGGCTGAGCTACATCGACGGCGACGCCGGCGAGTTGGGCTACCGCGGGTACGCCATCGAGGACTTCGCACGCCGGGCGAGCTACGAGGAGGTGCTGTCGCTGCTCTGGAACGGCGAGTGGCCGACCCGCTCGGAACGCGACGCCTTCGCCGCCCGACTGGCCGACCAGCGGAACCTCGATCCCGACGTCTACGACCTCATCGCGAACCTCGCGGAGCGGGAAGTGGACCCGATGGCGATGCTGCGGACGGTGCTCTCCGCGCTCTCGGCGTACGACGAGGACGCCGACGCCGCGCCCGACGACCGCGAGGCCAACATGGCCAAGGGCTGTCGGATCACCGCCAAACTACCGACGGTCCTGGCGGCGTTCGCCCGGCTTCGCGACGGCGACGACCCCGTCGACCCCCGGTCGGATCTGGATCACGCCGCGAACTTCCTCTACATGCTGAACGACGAGGAGCCCGACGAGGTGGCCATCGAGACGTTCGACACCGCGCTCGTCCTGCACGCCGACCACGGTCTGAACGCGTCGACGTTCTCCGCGCTGGTGACGACCTCCACCATGTCCGACCTGCACAGCGGCGTCACCAGCGCCGTCGGGACGCTCGCCGGCCCGCTCCACGGCGGCGCCAACCAGAACGTCATGCGGATGTTACAGGAGATCGACGACAGCGGGAAGGGGCCCCGCGAGTGGATCGAGGACGCGGTCGACGGCGGCGAACGCATCCCCGGCTTCGGTCACCGCGTCTACAACGTCCGCGACCCGCGGGCGGCCATCCTCGAGACGTACTCCGAACGTCTGGGCGAGACGGTCGGGGACCCGCGGTGGTACGAGTACTCCGTCGCCATCGAGGAGTACATGGCCGAGGAGAAGGGACTCGCGCCCAACGTCGACTTCTACTCGGCGTCGATGTACTACCAGATGGGCATCCCGGTCGACCTGTACACCCCCATCTTCGCCCTGTCGCGCGTCGGCGGCTGGATCGCCCACATGCTCGAACAGTACGAGGACAGTCGCCTGATCCGGCCCCGTGCGCACTACGTCGGCGACCGCAACCGCGAGTTCGTTCCCATCGAGGAGCGATAG
- a CDS encoding gamma-glutamylcyclotransferase family protein has translation MDVFVYGRLTEPARVSSVVDSFVFVGAAILEGCHPVAGRYPTLAPGGETAGRLLRTDALDALDAYEGVDRGLYVRVAVPRTDGGTAAVYVGDPAPLDVESSVTWPGTGPFADRVRRYVADGGAVVRPRP, from the coding sequence ATGGACGTCTTCGTCTACGGCCGCCTCACCGAACCGGCCCGGGTGTCGTCGGTGGTGGACTCCTTCGTCTTCGTCGGGGCGGCGATCCTGGAGGGCTGTCACCCGGTCGCCGGTCGGTATCCGACGCTCGCGCCCGGTGGTGAGACGGCGGGTCGACTCCTCCGGACGGACGCCCTCGACGCCCTCGACGCCTACGAGGGTGTCGACCGGGGCCTCTACGTCCGCGTCGCGGTCCCCCGAACCGACGGCGGGACGGCCGCCGTCTACGTCGGCGATCCGGCGCCCCTCGACGTCGAGTCGTCGGTGACGTGGCCCGGAACGGGCCCCTTCGCCGACCGGGTCCGTCGATACGTCGCCGACGGCGGGGCGGTCGTCCGGCCGCGCCCGTGA
- the ilvA gene encoding threonine ammonia-lyase: MLTHDDVLDARERVSTVARHTPLEYSYAFSEMTGADVHLKLENFQRTGAFKIRGAMNRIETLSTADQEAGVVTASAGNHAQGVALAATRAGVDSKIVMPEHAPVSKVKATERYGGEVVLHGADYSEAQAEAHRIEEVEGRTYVHAFDDETVMAGQGTIGLEIVEDCPDLDTVIVPIGGGGLISGIATAVKAHDPDVRVIGVQAEGASSAAESIRRGEIYERDAVDTIADGIATRRIGDRTFEVIKERVDEVVTVDDESIAIALTYLLEREKALAEGAGAISLAALLSDAIEYEDGETIVPALCGGNIDLNVLTTVVMRGLVATGRYLRFRTILKDQPGALVALGEIIADHRANITAFHHDRTSRDVAMNDARVELEVETRGPEHVDELLAALRDEGYEVEIVNGYQMSV; encoded by the coding sequence ATGCTCACCCACGACGACGTCCTCGACGCTCGGGAGCGGGTGTCGACGGTCGCTCGGCACACGCCGCTCGAGTACTCGTATGCCTTCTCCGAGATGACCGGCGCCGACGTGCATCTGAAACTGGAGAACTTCCAGCGCACGGGCGCGTTCAAGATCCGCGGGGCCATGAACCGGATCGAGACGCTGTCGACGGCCGACCAGGAGGCGGGGGTCGTGACCGCGAGCGCCGGGAACCACGCCCAGGGCGTGGCGCTGGCGGCGACCCGGGCGGGCGTCGACTCGAAGATCGTCATGCCGGAACACGCGCCGGTCTCGAAGGTGAAAGCGACCGAGCGCTACGGGGGCGAGGTCGTTCTCCACGGCGCGGACTACAGCGAGGCCCAGGCCGAGGCCCACCGGATCGAGGAGGTGGAGGGGCGGACGTACGTCCACGCCTTCGACGACGAAACCGTGATGGCCGGCCAGGGCACCATCGGCCTCGAAATCGTCGAGGACTGTCCGGACCTCGATACGGTCATCGTTCCCATCGGCGGCGGCGGCCTGATCTCGGGTATCGCCACGGCGGTGAAGGCCCACGACCCGGACGTCCGCGTGATCGGCGTCCAGGCCGAGGGGGCCTCCAGCGCGGCCGAATCGATCCGGCGGGGGGAGATCTACGAGCGCGACGCCGTCGACACCATCGCCGACGGGATCGCCACCCGTCGGATCGGCGACCGCACCTTCGAGGTGATCAAAGAGCGCGTCGACGAGGTGGTGACCGTCGACGACGAGTCCATCGCCATCGCCCTGACCTACCTGCTCGAACGCGAGAAGGCGCTCGCGGAGGGGGCGGGTGCCATCTCCCTCGCTGCCCTCCTCTCCGACGCCATCGAGTACGAGGACGGCGAGACTATCGTCCCGGCGCTGTGTGGCGGGAACATCGACCTGAACGTGTTGACGACGGTGGTGATGCGGGGGCTGGTGGCGACCGGGCGGTACCTCCGGTTCCGGACGATCCTGAAGGACCAGCCGGGCGCGCTGGTGGCGCTCGGAGAGATCATCGCCGACCACCGCGCGAACATCACGGCCTTCCACCACGACCGCACCTCCCGGGACGTGGCGATGAACGACGCGCGCGTCGAACTCGAAGTCGAGACCCGGGGACCGGAGCACGTCGACGAACTCCTCGCGGCGCTCCGCGACGAGGGCTACGAGGTCGAAATCGTCAACGGCTACCAGATGTCGGTGTAG
- a CDS encoding Rid family detoxifying hydrolase, whose translation MKRTISTDDAPAAVGAYSQATTNGSLLFTAGQLPLTTDGDLLDDESVATQTEQCLDNVLAILADEGADASDLLKVTIFLDDIDDFDEMNETYATYFDADPPARSAVEVGNVPKGAALEIEAIADLE comes from the coding sequence GTGAAACGAACCATCAGCACCGACGACGCCCCGGCCGCCGTGGGCGCGTACAGTCAGGCGACGACCAACGGCTCGCTCCTGTTCACCGCGGGACAGCTCCCGCTGACGACGGACGGCGACCTGCTCGACGACGAGAGCGTGGCGACCCAGACCGAGCAGTGTCTCGACAACGTGCTGGCCATCCTCGCGGACGAGGGCGCCGACGCGAGCGACCTGCTGAAGGTCACCATCTTCCTCGACGACATCGACGATTTCGACGAGATGAACGAGACGTACGCGACGTACTTCGACGCGGACCCGCCGGCCCGGAGCGCCGTGGAGGTGGGGAACGTGCCCAAGGGCGCGGCCCTCGAAATCGAGGCCATCGCCGACCTGGAGTGA
- a CDS encoding DUF7383 domain-containing protein, translating into MPPRANYATMYVGAQLAPEGRELDLDWAENVGNGTPRHEFHVPTDEAFDGYVGIQAFDVGDYGHEIRINGDRMSGFDIPPNDGWQYWVDTFGDAVDLVAGTNDLRVVRADDSTDAFAVGTVTVHWKEPADD; encoded by the coding sequence GTGCCACCCCGTGCGAACTACGCGACGATGTACGTCGGTGCGCAACTCGCGCCCGAGGGGCGGGAACTCGACCTCGACTGGGCCGAGAACGTCGGCAACGGGACGCCACGCCACGAGTTCCACGTGCCGACCGACGAGGCCTTCGACGGCTACGTCGGTATCCAGGCCTTCGACGTCGGCGACTACGGCCACGAGATCCGGATCAACGGCGACCGGATGAGCGGCTTCGACATCCCGCCCAACGACGGCTGGCAGTACTGGGTCGACACGTTCGGCGACGCCGTCGACCTTGTGGCCGGTACCAACGACCTCCGTGTCGTCCGTGCCGACGACTCGACGGACGCCTTCGCCGTCGGGACCGTCACCGTCCACTGGAAGGAACCCGCCGACGACTGA
- the thsB gene encoding thermosome subunit beta, which translates to MIIMGEDAQRVKDKDAQEYNISAARAVAESVRSTLGPKGMDKMLVDSMGSVTITNDGVTILQEMDIDNPTAEMIVEVAETQEDEAGDGTTTAVAIAGELLKNAEELLDQDIHPTAIIKGFNMAATEAREQVDDIAEQVDPTDEDLLRKVAETSMTGKSSELDKDLLARLVVEAVRAVTVEADDGSHVVDLEFVEIETQTGRSASESELLNGAVIDKDPVNDDMPVEFDSADVLLLNDPIEVEETDADTSVNIDNPDQLQQFLDSEEKQLRQKVDQIVATGADVVFCQKGIDDLAQYLLAKEGILAVRRTKKSDMGFLQEILGAEIVSDLDAATDAHLGTGRISRDAEAGLFYVEGDDAHGVTLLLRGSTEHVVDELERGVQDALDVVSTTAADGRVLPGGGAVEVELASRLRDYADSVSGREQLAVEAFADAIEVVPRALASNAGLDSIDTLVDLRAAHESGDTRAGLNVFTGDVVDTLDAGVVEPAHSKEQALTSASEAANLVLKIDDIIAAGDLSTSGDEDEGGAGGGMGGMGGMGGAM; encoded by the coding sequence ATGATCATTATGGGCGAGGACGCCCAGCGCGTCAAGGACAAGGACGCCCAGGAGTACAACATTTCGGCGGCCCGAGCGGTCGCGGAGTCGGTACGGTCCACGCTCGGACCCAAGGGGATGGACAAGATGCTCGTCGACTCGATGGGCAGCGTCACCATCACCAACGACGGGGTCACCATCCTCCAGGAGATGGATATCGACAACCCGACGGCCGAGATGATCGTCGAAGTCGCCGAGACACAGGAGGACGAGGCCGGCGACGGGACGACGACGGCCGTCGCCATCGCGGGCGAACTCCTGAAGAACGCCGAGGAACTCCTCGATCAGGATATCCACCCGACGGCGATCATCAAGGGCTTCAACATGGCCGCCACGGAGGCCCGCGAGCAGGTCGACGATATCGCCGAGCAGGTCGACCCCACCGACGAGGACCTCCTGCGGAAGGTCGCCGAGACGTCGATGACGGGCAAGAGCTCCGAACTCGACAAGGACCTTCTGGCTCGCCTCGTGGTCGAGGCGGTCCGGGCCGTCACCGTCGAGGCCGACGACGGCAGCCACGTCGTCGACCTGGAGTTCGTCGAGATCGAGACCCAGACCGGCCGCTCGGCCTCCGAGTCCGAGCTCCTCAACGGCGCGGTCATCGACAAGGACCCCGTCAACGACGACATGCCCGTCGAGTTCGACTCGGCGGACGTGCTCCTGCTGAACGATCCCATCGAGGTCGAGGAGACCGACGCCGACACGTCGGTCAACATCGACAACCCCGACCAGCTCCAGCAGTTCCTCGACAGCGAGGAGAAACAGCTCCGCCAGAAGGTCGATCAGATCGTCGCGACGGGCGCCGACGTGGTGTTCTGTCAGAAGGGCATCGACGACCTCGCCCAGTACCTGCTGGCCAAGGAGGGCATCCTGGCGGTCCGCCGGACGAAGAAATCCGACATGGGCTTCCTCCAAGAGATCCTCGGCGCCGAGATCGTCTCCGATCTCGACGCCGCGACCGACGCCCACCTCGGCACCGGTCGGATCAGCCGCGACGCCGAGGCCGGCCTGTTCTACGTCGAGGGCGACGACGCCCACGGCGTGACGCTCCTGCTGCGTGGCTCGACCGAGCACGTCGTCGACGAACTCGAACGCGGCGTTCAGGACGCCCTCGACGTGGTGTCCACCACCGCGGCCGACGGGCGCGTGCTCCCCGGCGGCGGCGCCGTCGAGGTCGAACTCGCGAGCCGCCTGCGTGACTACGCTGACAGCGTCAGCGGCCGCGAGCAGCTCGCCGTCGAGGCCTTTGCCGACGCCATCGAAGTCGTCCCGCGCGCGCTCGCCAGTAACGCTGGCCTCGACAGCATCGACACGCTCGTCGACCTGCGTGCCGCCCACGAGTCGGGCGACACCCGTGCCGGCCTCAACGTCTTCACCGGCGACGTGGTCGACACCCTCGACGCGGGCGTCGTCGAACCCGCCCACTCCAAGGAGCAGGCGCTCACCTCGGCCAGCGAGGCCGCGAACCTGGTCCTGAAGATCGACGACATCATCGCCGCGGGCGACCTCTCGACCTCGGGCGACGAGGACGAGGGCGGTGCCGGCGGCGGCATGGGCGGCATGGGCGGCATGGGCGGCGCGATGTGA
- a CDS encoding ornithine cyclodeaminase family protein — protein sequence METLLLDGETVADNAPMDALVDAVEAAFAAYERGDATMPPKSYVDLPQYDGDFRSMPAYLDAGDWDAAGVKWVNSHPHNGERHGLPTVMGTMIYSDPETAVPLSIMDGTALTTRRTGAAAAVATDHLAVEGASSLGLVGAGVQAHAQLDAIATVRPIGTVVVADADAERARAFVDAVSDRFDARVGTIAEAAACDVLSTVTPVRDPIVAADAVGERTHVNAVGADAPGKHELADDLLAAATLVVDDHAQCTHSGEINVSYGTGRLTDADIHAELGEVVTGAKPGRTPEDGVTVFDSTGLAIQDVAAAHVVYERATAAGAGTRFDLLGLATE from the coding sequence ATGGAGACCCTGCTTCTGGACGGCGAGACGGTTGCCGACAACGCACCGATGGACGCCCTCGTCGACGCGGTCGAGGCCGCCTTCGCGGCCTACGAGCGCGGCGACGCGACGATGCCGCCGAAGTCGTACGTCGACCTCCCGCAGTACGACGGCGACTTCCGGTCGATGCCCGCCTACCTCGACGCGGGCGACTGGGACGCCGCGGGCGTGAAGTGGGTGAACTCCCACCCGCACAACGGGGAGCGCCACGGCCTCCCGACGGTCATGGGGACGATGATCTACTCCGACCCCGAGACGGCGGTGCCCCTCTCGATCATGGACGGCACGGCGCTCACGACCCGGCGGACCGGCGCGGCCGCCGCCGTCGCCACCGACCACCTCGCGGTCGAGGGGGCGTCCTCCCTCGGACTGGTCGGGGCGGGCGTGCAGGCCCACGCCCAACTCGACGCCATCGCGACGGTCCGACCGATCGGGACCGTCGTCGTCGCCGACGCCGACGCGGAGCGCGCGCGGGCCTTCGTCGACGCCGTGAGCGATCGGTTCGACGCCCGCGTGGGCACCATCGCCGAGGCGGCGGCCTGTGACGTCCTCTCGACGGTGACGCCCGTCCGCGACCCCATCGTCGCCGCCGACGCCGTCGGCGAGCGGACCCACGTCAACGCCGTCGGCGCCGACGCCCCGGGCAAACACGAACTCGCCGACGACCTGCTGGCGGCCGCGACGCTCGTCGTCGACGACCACGCGCAGTGTACCCACTCCGGCGAAATCAACGTCTCCTACGGGACCGGCCGGCTCACGGACGCCGACATCCACGCCGAACTCGGCGAGGTGGTGACGGGGGCGAAGCCGGGACGAACGCCCGAGGACGGGGTCACCGTCTTCGACAGCACGGGCCTCGCCATCCAGGACGTGGCGGCGGCCCACGTCGTCTACGAACGGGCCACGGCCGCGGGCGCCGGCACGCGGTTCGACCTGCTCGGCCTCGCGACGGAGTGA
- the leuS gene encoding leucine--tRNA ligase, whose translation MDYDPQDIEERWRERWAETGRYEADPSDADDEPTFITVPYPYPSGGMHMGHVRTYTVPDVYARYRRQRGDNVLFPIAWHVTGTPIIGAVERLKKGEEEQLSVLRDTYDVPEDTLQDLETPMGYARYFIEEHYKRGMKSLGLSIDWRREFTTNDERYSKFVTWQYETLRDRDRLEKGLHPVKYCTNEQQPVTTHDLLEGEEAEYQEYTLIRFGLDDAVVPMATLRPETVRGVTNAYVEPDATYVRATVDGETWLVSEAATEKLRLQAHEVDVTERFPGSELVGQSVTNPVTGDAVPVLPATFVDPDNATGVVMSVPAHSPDDYLALEEAKADAERMERHGVDPDAVAAIDPVPILDVEGYGDVPARDAVESADVTSSNDPELEAVTKELYNREFHAGRLHDDYGEFAGEVIEDVREEYREAGVEAGHFDTMYEFSEEVICRCGGDVEVAEQDTWFLSYNDADWKEATKRVVENMECIPENTRGEYDHTIDWLNEWPCIRNYGLGTRLPWDDDFVIEPLSDSTVYMAYYTIAPRLREIPVDDLDRDFFDALFYGPEAVDDPDPRALDLREEWLHWYPVDYRFSANDLISNHLTFYLFHHAELFDEPQWPGGIVIMGMGLLEGRKMSSSKGHVVLPDEAIQAYGADTVRFFLLNSAEPWQDYDWRADQVESVRDQLERFWNRATELLPEEPTSTFDDERPALEHVDRWLLSKLQRTVREVTEAMERSETRTASQAAFYDFEESLRWYRRRADRDRPGARWTLRHALETRLRLLAPFVPFMANELHERLTGRPAEDAPWPEVDPDLENRAVELQEERIERLTEDVHDIVDVTGTDPEVVRVYAAADWKWKVFDAVVEAGPDVGAVMSEAMSDPDLRERGDAVNDLAGELVELVRDLDDATVDAMDDLDERATYETAVPFLEREFGAEVRVYDEDADPPDPGDKAGDAVPFRPAIHLE comes from the coding sequence ATGGACTACGACCCGCAGGACATCGAGGAGCGCTGGCGGGAGCGCTGGGCCGAGACGGGCCGGTACGAGGCCGACCCCAGCGACGCGGACGACGAGCCGACGTTCATCACCGTTCCCTATCCGTATCCGAGCGGCGGGATGCACATGGGCCACGTCCGGACGTACACCGTCCCGGACGTGTACGCCCGGTACCGGCGACAGCGGGGCGACAACGTCCTCTTTCCCATCGCCTGGCACGTCACCGGCACGCCGATCATCGGCGCCGTCGAGCGCCTGAAGAAAGGTGAGGAGGAGCAGTTGTCGGTGCTCCGGGACACCTACGACGTCCCCGAGGACACCCTGCAGGACCTGGAGACGCCGATGGGCTACGCCCGCTACTTCATCGAGGAACATTACAAGCGGGGAATGAAGTCGCTGGGGCTGTCCATCGACTGGCGCCGAGAGTTCACCACCAACGACGAGCGCTACTCGAAGTTCGTCACGTGGCAGTACGAGACCCTCCGTGACCGGGACCGACTGGAGAAGGGCCTCCACCCGGTCAAATACTGCACCAACGAACAGCAGCCGGTGACCACCCACGACCTGCTGGAGGGCGAGGAGGCGGAGTACCAGGAGTACACCCTCATCCGCTTCGGCCTCGACGACGCGGTGGTGCCGATGGCGACGCTGCGCCCCGAGACGGTCCGTGGGGTCACGAACGCCTACGTCGAGCCCGACGCCACGTACGTCCGGGCGACGGTCGACGGCGAGACGTGGCTGGTCTCGGAGGCGGCTACCGAGAAGCTCCGCCTCCAGGCTCACGAGGTGGACGTCACCGAGCGGTTCCCGGGGTCGGAGCTCGTCGGGCAGTCGGTCACCAACCCCGTGACCGGCGACGCGGTGCCGGTCCTGCCCGCGACGTTCGTCGACCCGGACAACGCGACGGGCGTCGTCATGTCGGTGCCCGCCCACTCCCCGGACGACTACCTGGCGCTGGAGGAGGCGAAGGCCGACGCCGAGCGCATGGAGCGGCACGGCGTCGACCCCGACGCCGTCGCGGCCATCGATCCGGTGCCCATCCTCGACGTCGAGGGCTACGGCGACGTGCCGGCCCGCGACGCCGTCGAGTCGGCCGACGTCACCTCGTCGAACGACCCCGAACTGGAGGCGGTGACGAAGGAACTCTACAACCGCGAGTTCCACGCCGGTCGCCTCCACGACGACTACGGGGAGTTCGCGGGCGAGGTCATCGAGGACGTGCGGGAGGAATACCGCGAGGCGGGTGTCGAGGCGGGCCACTTCGACACCATGTACGAGTTCTCGGAGGAGGTGATCTGTCGCTGTGGCGGCGACGTCGAGGTGGCCGAGCAGGACACCTGGTTCCTCAGCTACAACGACGCGGACTGGAAGGAAGCGACCAAGCGGGTCGTCGAGAACATGGAGTGTATCCCCGAGAACACCCGCGGGGAGTACGACCACACCATCGACTGGCTCAACGAGTGGCCCTGCATCCGCAACTACGGGCTGGGGACACGGCTGCCGTGGGACGACGACTTCGTCATCGAGCCCCTCTCGGACTCGACGGTCTACATGGCGTACTACACCATCGCGCCCCGCCTGCGGGAGATTCCGGTCGATGACCTCGACCGCGACTTCTTCGACGCCCTCTTCTACGGCCCGGAGGCCGTCGACGACCCCGATCCGCGCGCCCTCGACCTGCGTGAGGAGTGGCTCCACTGGTATCCCGTCGACTACCGCTTCTCGGCGAACGACCTCATCTCGAATCACCTCACGTTCTACCTGTTCCACCACGCCGAACTGTTCGACGAACCGCAGTGGCCCGGGGGCATCGTCATCATGGGCATGGGCCTGCTGGAGGGGCGGAAGATGTCCTCCTCGAAGGGACACGTCGTCCTGCCGGACGAGGCAATCCAGGCCTACGGCGCCGACACGGTGCGATTTTTCCTGCTCAACTCCGCGGAGCCGTGGCAGGACTACGACTGGCGTGCCGACCAGGTCGAGAGCGTCCGCGACCAGCTGGAGCGGTTCTGGAACCGGGCGACCGAGCTGCTCCCCGAGGAGCCGACGTCGACGTTCGACGACGAGCGGCCGGCCCTCGAACACGTCGACCGGTGGCTCCTGTCGAAGCTCCAGCGGACCGTCCGCGAGGTGACCGAGGCGATGGAGCGATCGGAGACGCGGACGGCCAGTCAGGCCGCCTTCTACGACTTCGAGGAGTCGCTCCGGTGGTACCGCCGCCGCGCCGACCGGGACCGACCCGGCGCCCGGTGGACGCTCCGGCACGCTCTGGAGACGCGGCTGCGCCTCCTCGCGCCCTTTGTCCCCTTCATGGCGAACGAACTCCACGAGCGGCTGACCGGCCGGCCCGCCGAGGACGCCCCGTGGCCCGAGGTCGATCCAGACCTGGAGAACCGGGCGGTGGAGCTACAGGAGGAACGGATCGAACGCCTCACCGAGGACGTCCACGACATCGTCGACGTGACCGGGACCGATCCCGAGGTCGTCCGGGTGTACGCCGCCGCCGACTGGAAGTGGAAGGTCTTCGACGCCGTCGTCGAGGCCGGACCGGACGTGGGTGCGGTGATGAGCGAGGCGATGAGCGACCCCGACCTCCGCGAACGGGGCGACGCGGTGAACGACCTCGCGGGCGAACTCGTCGAACTCGTCCGCGATCTGGACGACGCGACGGTCGACGCCATGGACGACCTCGACGAGCGGGCGACCTACGAGACGGCCGTTCCCTTCCTCGAACGCGAGTTCGGCGCCGAGGTGCGGGTCTACGACGAGGACGCCGACCCGCCGGACCCCGGCGACAAGGCCGGCGACGCCGTCCCCTTCCGGCCCGCGATCCACCTGGAGTAA